One Acinetobacter colistiniresistens DNA segment encodes these proteins:
- a CDS encoding ankyrin repeat domain-containing protein yields the protein MIGLRATVCAICIVCSSLSISSYANPASTTVNGSEEVIELFFSAAKVGNTEVLQEFLKHGFPIDIQDHSGYTALMMASYYGQKEAVQLLLDQNANRCLRDKRGHTALMGAIVKAEWSIAKQLRRVDCDTHAVKTGQLTAEQFAIEFGQLKQLQEIQPASSE from the coding sequence ATGATTGGTTTAAGAGCGACAGTCTGTGCAATTTGTATCGTGTGCAGTAGTTTATCCATCTCGAGTTATGCGAACCCAGCATCGACTACGGTAAACGGCTCAGAAGAGGTGATTGAGCTGTTCTTTTCAGCAGCAAAAGTGGGCAATACTGAAGTTTTACAAGAATTTTTAAAGCATGGCTTTCCAATTGATATCCAAGATCACTCAGGTTACACCGCATTGATGATGGCGAGTTATTACGGACAGAAAGAGGCGGTTCAGCTGTTGCTGGATCAAAATGCCAATCGCTGTCTTCGGGATAAGCGAGGACATACGGCATTGATGGGAGCCATTGTCAAAGCTGAATGGAGCATTGCCAAGCAATTGCGTCGGGTGGATTGTGATACTCATGCTGTGAAAACAGGTCAACTGACCGCTGAGCAGTTTGCGATTGAGTTTGGGCAACTGAAACAGTTGCAGGAAATCCAGCCTGCTAGTTCGGAGTGA